The Candidatus Cloacimonadota bacterium genome includes a region encoding these proteins:
- the atpG gene encoding ATP synthase F1 subunit gamma yields MANIKEIKTRIESIKNTKQITNAMKMVAAANLRKAQDRIVKARPYADVIDEMLRSIKLKNASNLHPLLEDSEKNDKTAVIIVTSDRGMCGSFNYQIIKKSMEYIQKNPKTDIICLGKKGYDYIKKRSDKIIKPYLNLFNEMNFDISTDVANQITNLFLEQNYDRIDVIYNEFKSAIQQDIIVKQLLPIMPTEDEDISKLDYIYEPDEDTIIDELGRKYIHVEIWRIMLESSAAEQGARMTAMDSATENASELIESLTLKYNRARQAAITTEIIEIASGAEAIQK; encoded by the coding sequence ATGGCTAACATTAAAGAGATTAAAACCAGAATTGAGAGCATCAAAAATACAAAGCAGATAACCAATGCTATGAAAATGGTAGCTGCTGCCAATCTGCGAAAAGCTCAGGACAGAATAGTTAAAGCCAGACCTTATGCAGATGTTATCGATGAAATGCTGCGTTCTATCAAACTGAAAAATGCTTCAAATTTACATCCGCTGCTGGAAGATTCGGAAAAAAATGATAAAACAGCTGTGATCATCGTAACTTCCGACCGAGGAATGTGTGGATCGTTCAATTACCAGATCATTAAAAAATCAATGGAATATATCCAAAAAAATCCCAAGACCGATATAATCTGCTTGGGTAAGAAAGGATATGATTATATCAAGAAGCGTTCAGATAAGATCATCAAACCTTATCTGAATCTTTTTAATGAAATGAATTTTGATATTTCTACCGATGTAGCAAATCAGATCACAAACCTATTTTTGGAACAGAATTATGATAGAATCGATGTGATTTACAATGAGTTTAAATCTGCAATTCAACAGGATATTATAGTAAAGCAACTGCTTCCAATTATGCCCACAGAAGATGAAGATATATCCAAGCTGGATTATATTTATGAACCTGATGAAGATACCATCATCGATGAGCTGGGAAGAAAATATATTCATGTGGAGATCTGGCGCATTATGCTGGAATCTTCTGCAGCTGAGCAGGGAGCCAGGATGACAGCAATGGATTCTGCTACCGAAAATGCATCCGAATTGATAGAATCACTTACATTAAAATACAACCGGGCAAGACAGGCTGCTATTACGACTGAAATAATTGAAATTGCTTCCGGAGCAGAAGCAATCCAAAAGTAA